In Piliocolobus tephrosceles isolate RC106 chromosome 4, ASM277652v3, whole genome shotgun sequence, the following are encoded in one genomic region:
- the SOX30 gene encoding transcription factor SOX-30 isoform X2 produces the protein MERARQEPPPQQRPLHPAPPPLPVEGTTFWAGAVEPPPSPPTLSAAASATLASSCGLSVASGLQPAVQRLLQVKPEQVLLLPQPQAWDEEAAASPAQARLLQFRPDLRLLPPSSASEGAPSRPELHPVQPRALHFKAKKQELGPGLDPSLGPRGGVETGPRVSRVVKLEGPGPALGYFRGSERGKLEAEEVMRDAMKGGEGKSPAAIREGVIRTEEPERLLEDCRLGAEPASNGLVHGSAEVILAPTSGAFGPHQQDLRIPLTLHTVPPGARIQFQGAPPSELIRLTKVPLTPVPIKMQSLLEPSVKIETKDVPLTVLPSDAGIPDTPFSKDRNGHVKRPMNAFMVWARIHRPALAKANPAANNAEISVQLGLEWNKLSEEQKKPYYDEAQKIKEKHREEFPGWVYQPRPGKRKRFPLSVSNVFSGTTQNIISTDPTTVYPYCSPTDSVVIPSLQNPITHPVVHALTVGLPLAMEIFLVQCQNALVIMKTGTKNMRIYFQL, from the exons ATGGAGAGAGCCAGACAGGAGCCGCCGCCGCAACAGCGCCCGTTGCATCCCGCTCCGCCCCCGCTGCCGGTCGAGGGCACCACCTTTTGGGCAGGGGCCGTGGAGCCCCCTCCGTCGCCTCCCACACTAAGCGCGGCCGCCAGTGCGACCTTGGCCTCGTCGTGCGGGCTGTCCGTGGCGTCCGGCTTACAGCCCGCGGTGCAGCGGCTGCTGCAGGTGAAGCCAGAGCAAGTGTTGCTGCTACCACAGCCTCAAGCCTGGGACGAGGAAGCCGCTGCCTCGCCCGCGCAGGCGCGGCTGTTGCAGTTCAGGCCCGACCTTCGGCTCCTGCCGCCGTCGTCAGCGTCCGAGGGCGCCCCCTCCAGGCCGGAGTTGCACCCGGTGCAGCCCCGGGCGCTGCACTTCAAGGCCAAGAAGCAGGAGCTGGGGCCCGGCCTGGACCCGTCATTGGGTCCTCGTGGGGGCGTCGAGACCGGTCCTAGAGTCTCCAGGGTGGTAAAGTTGGAAGGCCCCGGACCGGCCCTTGGCTACTTCCGAGGGAGCGAGAGGGGCAAGCTGGAGGCCGAGGAGGTCATGAGAGACGCGATGAAAGGCGGGGAAGGCAAAAGCCCGGCGGCCATCCGAGAAGGTGTGATCAGAACGGAGGAACCCGAGAGACTCCTCGAAGACTGCAGGCTCGGCGCAGAGCCCGCGTCCAATGGCCTAGTTCATGGCAGCGCGGAGGTCATCTTGGCCCCAACGTCCGGTGCCTTTGGGCCGCACCAGCAAGACCTCAGGATCCCTTTGACTCTCCACACGGTCCCCCCTGGGGCCCGGATCCAGTTTCAGGGAGCTCCGCCTTCAGAGCTGATAAGATTGACCAAAGTCCCCCTTACACCAGTGCCTATTAAAATGCAGTCCCTACTGGAGCCTTCTGTAAAAATCGAAACCAAAGATGTCCCGCTCACCGTGTTGCCCTCAGATGCAG GCATACCAGACACTCCCTTCAGTAAGGACAGAAATGGTCATGTGAAGCGACCCATGAACGCATTTATGGTTTGGGCAAGGATCCACCGACCAGCACTAGCCAAAGCTAACCCAGCAGCCAACAATGCAGAAATCAGTGTCCAGCTTGGGTTAGAGTGGAACAAACTTAGTGAAGAACAAAAGAAACCCTATTACGATGAAGCacaaaagattaaagaaaagcaCAGAGAGGAATTTCCTG GTTGGGTTTATCAGCCTCGTCCAGGGAAGCGAAAACGATTCCCTCTAAGTGTTTCCAATGTATTTTCTGGTACCACACAGAATATCATCTCTACAGATCCTACAACAGTTTATCCTTATTGCTCACCTACAGACTCTGTGGTAATTCCCAGCCTACAGAATCCCATCACTCATCCAGTTG